Part of the Desulfoplanes formicivorans genome is shown below.
TTGTTCTGTTGATTTTGTTTTCCATTGTATTCAATTATTCATGGGGACGACTTGTTCAACATGCAAATATATCAACAATATTTTTTCTTGCTGCAGGAATTGCGGTCAATTTAATCCTTATTGGTTATTTTAAATACAGCAATTTTTTTATGAAAAATATGGCCAATCTATTAAATCATGATTGGTCAACGGTGAATATTTTTCTCCCCTTGGGTATTTCGTTTTTTACTTTTCAGCAAATTGGCTATCTTGTTGATTGTTACAAAGGAAAAGCAAAGGAGCATAAATTTATTCATTATGCCCTTTTTGTGACTTTTTTTCCTCAGCTCATTGCCGGACCTATTGTCCGTTATGATGAAATCATGCCTCAATTTACAAGATTGCGGACCTTTGGTTTGAGCTACAGGAATTTGTTGATGGGAATCGCCTTGTTATCCATGGGATTGTTCAAAAAAGTAGTTATCGCGGATACCTTTTCTCCCTGGGTTGCTAATGTTTTTGATTCCCCTGTTCAACCAACATTGATTGAAGCTTGGGGCGGGGCTCTTTCCTATACTTTCCAAATTTATTTTGATTTTTCCGGATATACAGATATGGCCCTCGGGCTGGCCAAACTCTTTAATATCAATTTACCCATCAATTTCAATTCACCGTACAAGGCTACGTCAATTATTGATTTTTGGAGGCGGTGGCACATTTCATTGTCCCTGTTTTTCCGGGATTATCTGTACATACCTCTTGGAGGCAATAAAAAGGGGAAGTTGCGTCAGTACATGAACATACTGGCAACCATGTTTTTGTGTGGTTTATGGCATGGAGCCGCATGGACTTTTATTTTCTGGGGGGTCCTGCATGGCGCAATGGCATGCATCAATCATTTGTGGATTGATATTTCACAAAGGCTGAGAATTCCGCCCATGCCCAAATTGCTCGGGTGGGCACTGACCTTTCCCAGTCTGGTGTTCGCCTGGGTATTTTTCAGAGCCGATTCTTTTGGAAGAGCTTGTGAAATCTGCAGGGGAATGCTTGGCTTGCATGGAGTATACCTTCCACATCACTATGTCCCCTTGAAAATAATCAGAACATTTTTGGAAGAAAATGGTATTATTTTTCAATATCCTGATACATGGTCTTTTGCCGGTACTCCTCAAATTGTGGCGATACTTATTGTCTTTGCAATATCCATCTTTAGTGTTAATTCAATGACATATTTAAAAAATAGAATTAATCCGTATCTTGTTTCATTTTTTATGACATATTCTGTTTTGTCGATGCATAATGTATCTGAGTTCTTATATTTTAACTTTTGATGACAATGAAATATAAAAAAACAGTTTTAAAAATTATACTTTTAACTTTAGTCATTATTG
Proteins encoded:
- a CDS encoding MBOAT family O-acyltransferase, coding for MQKKLLDVAIIVLVMASLFFYSYWNPPFVLLILFSIVFNYSWGRLVQHANISTIFFLAAGIAVNLILIGYFKYSNFFMKNMANLLNHDWSTVNIFLPLGISFFTFQQIGYLVDCYKGKAKEHKFIHYALFVTFFPQLIAGPIVRYDEIMPQFTRLRTFGLSYRNLLMGIALLSMGLFKKVVIADTFSPWVANVFDSPVQPTLIEAWGGALSYTFQIYFDFSGYTDMALGLAKLFNINLPINFNSPYKATSIIDFWRRWHISLSLFFRDYLYIPLGGNKKGKLRQYMNILATMFLCGLWHGAAWTFIFWGVLHGAMACINHLWIDISQRLRIPPMPKLLGWALTFPSLVFAWVFFRADSFGRACEICRGMLGLHGVYLPHHYVPLKIIRTFLEENGIIFQYPDTWSFAGTPQIVAILIVFAISIFSVNSMTYLKNRINPYLVSFFMTYSVLSMHNVSEFLYFNF